AATTGATTTTTTTTGGGGTTTTTGCCATTTGTTTTGTCTTTCGTTCTATATTTGCACCAGATATTTAACCTTAAAAAAGAATTGAGTTATGGCATACAAAATTGATCCTGATTTATGTACGGCATGTGGTTCATGTATCGATGAATGCCCGGTAGAAGCAATTTCTGAAGGGGATGTTTACGTTATTGATCCTGATTTGTGTACTGACTGCGGTGCTTGTGCTGATGTTTGTCCTGTTGAGGCCATTCATCCCGAATAAATCGTAAAAAAGACTTAATAAACCCTGGCCTTGTGTGGTCAGGGTTTTTTTTTGCCGTTGATTGCCGGTTTTGTTTTCTGTATGTTTTAGCGGATAAAGCGAAAAACCCGCCAGAAATGAAGAATAAAGGGGTTTCTGTGTTTTTTTTCTTTGTTTTTGGCTTTGTTGTTGACCGGATAAAGTAAATTTCCGGAAGGGGTTTGCTTTTCAAAATGCTTCCTTATTTTTTATGATAATTTTTGAGGCAGCGGTTGAAGTGGCAGCCTGCCGGAAGGATGCCGGTGTGGAGTAGCCTGGCGGGAGCGACCTTGTGAAGCTACCCGGCAGGCGTGACGGAACACGGCATACAAGCCGGCAGCTATAACGGAAAACGCGTTCGCCTGAATGACGCAGTCAGACAGGCGGGCCGCCCAGAAAACCGGAAGAGATTATTTTTGTGGTGGTTGCGAGTAAATATTTCTTATTTTTGGTTTTTTAAACCGGATGTTTTTTTCCATCATCTATTGGATTATTTGTTTTTATGGTAACCAGAAAAAAAGGTGTGGTACTAGCCTTGACAGGGGTTTTTATGTTTTTGTCGGTATGGTGTAAGGCTGTACCGCAAAAAAATGATTTGGCTATGGAAAAGGACAATTCGGCGTCTTTCTTTGACAGCGTGGGGAAGTCGTTTCTTCATCAGGGGAATTATGAACAGGCTATTCGCGTTTTTCAAAAAGCGTATGTGTTGAAAAAAGCAGAGGGCGATTCTTTGGGAATGGTTTCTTCGTATGAGAATTTGAGTTATGCTTATCATCTGCTCAGGCGATATAAAAAAGCAATTTACTATCAGATGAAAGCATCGGAGTTGAAAAACGAGGCCATCAATCCGTATTTTCAAAAAGTGAGGGCGTTGTTTCCCAAAGCGAATGACAGCCTGAATTTAACGCGTTTGTACTATCGTTTCGGGCAATTTTTGTCGCGCGAGGGAAAACAAAAACAAGGATTGGTTTATTTCCGGGAGGCTTTACGGCTGGCCGAATTGATGCATTATGATAAGGCAATTGCCACCATTTCGAATGATTTGGCCGGTGAATATTGGGATTTGGGTGAGAAACGACTCTCAACACAATATTATAAGGTGTCGCTGGCAGCAGCTAAACGTTTGAATGACAGTAACCGGATTGCCGGAGTTTACCTGAACCTTGGAGATAATTACCGGGATCAGGGAGATCTGGAAGCCGGAATGAATGAACTTTTGAAAGCGTTGAAAATTAAAGAAGCCATTGCAGATTCATCTCATCTGAGTTTTTATTACATCAAAGCAGCAGAAATAGCCAAAGATGCACTTAACTGGGATAAGTGGGAACTGTATATCCGAAAAGCATATTCTGTAAAAGATTTAGACCATTGTGCCACACCGATGGAAAAGGCCATTATTTATGAAAATCTGGGGGCTATTGCAGCTTATCACGGGCGGGTTGATCAGGCTTTCGGCTATTATGATACTTTAATGGACATCAGCCGGAAGATAAATTATATCAACGGGATAAAAGTGGCTTTAAACCGTCGTGCGGAGCTGTATAAACAAATGGGCAAGCCCCAAAAAGCATTGCTGTTGTTACAGGCTGCAGACAAGTATTTGACGGAAAACCCGTATTATCGGGTGAGCGGAAACAACTCAAAAGCGGAGCTGTACATGGAAACCGGAAAGTATTCCAAAGCATTGAAACTTTTAGAAGAAAATATAGTTAGTCCGTATCTTCCCAATTATGCTTCGCAAAAACTGGAAACGCTGCAGCTATTATATAAGGTGAATGCGAAACTTTCGCGGTATCAGGAGGCTTTACGTTGGAGTGATTCGTTACGTATTTTTGAAGACCGTTTGCGCGATCAGGATGTGCGGAAGAAGATCGCCGAGCTGGAAACCAAATACGAATCGGAGAAGAACCTGCGCCTGATCGGAATGCTAAAAGCAAAAAATGAGATTTATTATCAGCGAATCCGGTTTGGTATTTTGTTGATATTCGGGCTGGTCATGGTGATTGCCTTTGTGGTGATTCTGGCGCGGACAGCCCGGTTAAAGGCTGAATTCAGAGAAAATATGTTGCGGCAGCAGTTGTTGCGGTCGCAAATGAATCCGCATTTTATTTTTAATGCCCTTGCTTCGATACAAGAGCTAATACGCAAAGGAAAAACAAAAGAAGCCTCTTTTTACCTGAATAAATTTGCGTCTATTGCCCGGCTTGTGTTGGAGTATTCACGCGAGGAAAGTATTCCGCTTGAAAAAGAACTGGATGTATTGCAAAGCTATATTGAACTGGAGAAATTGCGGTCGGGAAATCATTTCGATTATCAGATTCATTTTTCGGATGATCTTGAGACGGAATTTATCCGTATTCCGCCGATGGCCATACAGCCTTTTGTGGAAAATGCCATTAAACACGGGTTGAGAGAGAAAGAAGAAAAAGGGTTGTTGCAGTTGTCGTTTGAAGATTTGGGTGACCAGCTGAAAGTAATGATTGAAGATAACGGAATCGGGTTGAAACAGTCGCGTAAGCAAGCCCGGCGCTATCACCGTTCTATGGCCATGGAAATTTTTGAGAAAAGAAGGGCTTTAATGCAAAAACGGTATAAAAAGAAATTAGTTATCCGGTTTGAAGACCTGAAAGAAAAAGATGGAAGACCCGGAACACGTGTAATTATTCATTTACCTGTTTTATAGTATTTATGGATATACGAGCTGTGATTGTGGACGATGATCCTGCCAACCGAAAGTTGAACAGAGAATTGCTGGAAGAATACTTTCCTGAAGTACAGGTAGTGGCCGAAGCCGATTCGGTGGATACGGCTGTGGATGTGCTTCGTAAGCATAATCCGGATTTGCTTCTGCTTGATATTGAAATTAAAGGGGGGAGCGGATTTCAGGTATTGCAGCAGTTGAAGCCTTACCGGTTTAAAGTTGTTTTTATAACAGCTTTTGATCATTTTGCCATCCGGGCTTTTAAATTTAGTGCGGTGGATTATATTTTAAAGCCGGTTAACGAAACCGAATTTCAACAGGCTATTCAAAATGCATTACAATCGTTAATGGTTTATTCTGACTATCAGAAACAAAACGAATATCTTCTTGATTATTATAAAAAAGAAACCCAACAAGGAAAGATTGTTTTGCGAACCAGTGATGCGTTACATGTGGTTGATTTTTCCGAAATCATTTATTGCCGGAGTGATAATACTTACACGACTTTTTATTTACTGTCGGGTGAAGAAATCGTGGTGTCAAAAAGTCTGAAAGAGTATGTTTCTCTTTTGGAAGAGTATGGCTTTTTTCGCCCTCATCAATCGTACTTGGTGAATATGAATTATGTAAAAAAGGTGGATAAAACGGATGGCGGATTTGTGGTGATGAAGAATGGAAAAGAGATTCCGGTTTCGTTGCGTCAAAAGAAAAAAATCATAGAGTTATTGGAAAAACTCTGAATCCTTCCTGAACGTTTTCGTGTTAATCTGTTGCGAATTCAAACCGGATTCCGGCGAATTCAAATCTCGTGAGTGAAAACAAAAGGGGCAGACTACTTTTACCCTGAAAAAGTATAACCCTTTAATCCTTTTTTTCTCATGAACAGTAAATTTCTCCTTTCGATGATTACGGCTTTATTATTGGCCGGCCAAAGTTTTTTGTTGCAGGCGCAAACCATTAAAGTCCCTGTAAAAGAAAAAGTAATAAATGAGACAAATTCCAGAGCCAATAAAAATGTGGATAAAGCCATAGATAAAAGCTTTGATAAAATAGAAAAAGGTATTGGCGGGCTTTTTAAAAAGAAAAAGAAAAAAGGTAAAAATAACCACTCGGAAATTTCAACAGCCTCTGCCGCAACTTCAGGCGGTCATTCGGCAAGTTCTACGGTGGCTAATAGCACAAATCCACGGTTTCAGGGATTGAATGGGAATGCTATTGCCAATCTTAATAATGAAATCGTAAACCGGCCTGTTTATTTGACAAACCATAGTGGCGTTGTGGCCGGAAAAGGCAGTGTGTTCATTTACAAAACATCCGAAGGGAATTATGGTAAATTGGAGATTATCGATATTGATAAAAATGACAATTACAAAACAACTTTTCGGTATGTTACCTACGCCAATGATGGAAGTATAGTAAGTCAGTCGGATCATTTTTCTATCAGAGGCACCTATACCTGCGATCTGGATAACGGAACCGAAGAAGGAACGCCTGAAAAAGCAGCTGATTTTCAGCTCGGCAGAGAAGATAATATGAATACCCGCTTCGATAGTTACAATGGAGCAGCCATCGCTTTGTATAAAGGTAACGGAAATGGCACCGCAGGAACTAAAGGGCCTGATGTAAAGTGGGCAAAATATGATTTTGTTCCGGGACAAACGGTCATTTTTGAAGACGGTCCGGCAAAAGATGAAGAAAACGGCGAGTTTCCCAGCCGGTGGGATTTGTATAAAGGCAGTGCCGAGATTGGTGAAGTGAACGGCGAAATTGTGATTATGTTTTTAACTGGCGGTACTTATATCGTCCCTTACCTGAAAAATTCAAAGGAAGATTATTTGCCCGACGTATTCACATTGGAAATGGATGTTTGGTTCAGTAAAAGCCATACTACGGCCAACCGGGTTTGGGTGTATCTTGGTGACAGAAAAAACCAGGGAAACGGGAGTAGTTCCAATACCAATTTAATTATTATGCCGCACAGCCTTGGTTTTCAGAATTCTGAGAAATACTATCCGGGTACCGAAAATATCGGATGGTCGGTAGAACAAACGGGCTCCTGGCGTCATATTGCCATTGCTTATACCAAAGGGAAATTTAAAGCCTACATGAACGATACGCGTCTGATCAATGTGCCGCACCTGGAAGTGAATCCTACCGGAATTACTATTGAATCGGGAAATGATGACATCTTTATTAAAAATATCCGGATTGCCAAAGGGGGTGTAAAATATTACGACCGGGTGCTGTCTGATGGAAAAATCGTGGAAAATGGCATCCGGTTCGATGTAAACAAAGCTACCCTGAAACCCGAAAGTATGGGGCCGATCAACAAGATCTATAAGCTGATGGTCAAATATCCCGATTTGAGATTTAGTGTGGAAGGCCATACCGACAGCGACGGTGATGCGGCTTTGAATCAAACCCTTTCCGAAAAACGTGCCAAAACGGTGATGGACAAGCTCGTTGCCATGGGCATTTCTTCTGACCGGTTGAAATCAAAAGGCTGGGGCGAAAGCAAACCGATTGATAACAATGCTACCCCCGAAGGAAAAGCCAATAATCGCCGGGTAGAATTTGTGAAATTTTAAAAGATGATAAAAAATTAAAACGAATAAAATACTAACCTTTAAAATTTAATAATATGAGAAAGTTTTACTTTTTTGCTAGCCTGTTTATGGGGCTTCTTGTGTTTACCGGACAAAACCTGTTTGCTCAGTCTGTGACGGGTATTTCATTGGATAAACATACGTTAAATCTTGGCCTTTGGGATTCTGAGCAGTTGACGGCAACCATTACACCGTCTGATGCTGCCAATAAGAATGTGATTTGGACAACTTCCAATTCAAAAGTAGCCGATGTGGACAATTCGGGTTATGTTAGTGCCAATCATGATGGTACTGCCTGGATTAAAGTGACTACTGAAGATGGCGGATTTTCTGATAGCTGCCTGGTTACTTGTACGGTGAACGATGCTGCGAATATTATTACTTTTTCTTTTGCCGGAGAAAGTCACGAAGCTTCGATTTTCGATCAAACCCATAAAGTTATCGGATATGTACCTTATGGAACCGATGCTTCGAATTTGACTGTTTCCGGTTATGAAATTTCTCCGGGTGCTTCCATATCTCCATTGCCGGAAACGGTTTCTGATTTTAGCGATACGGTTTCTTTTGTAGTTACTGCTCCGGATGGAAAAACACAAAAAACATGGAAAGTTTTTCCTGAGGTAATGCCTGACCTGAGTGGTGCACAAGAAGTAAAACTTACTTTTTCAACGGCTCCTCAGGGATGGATTGATGATACGGTTTCGTGGGTAGAAGCCGGGATTCATTTTCATATTGGATATCCTGATTCTACGGATACCAGTTGGCCGCCTTCAGCCGAAATCGGGGTTGATTACGATTCTCAGGAAATGGGTGTTTCTCTTTTTCCAGGTACTTTTCAGTTTTATCTTGAGGATACTTCCAAAGTAATTGTTGCGGCCTCGATGGATATTTTTGAGAATTGTGGCGATGGGTGTTCTTATGCTTTTTTTGAAGGGGGTAATGCATCCGGAAAGTTTTTTATCGATCCGATGACAAGTGCGTATTACTTTTTTAATTTGACACAGATCAAAGCCTTTCGTGGTGAACTCCGTTCTCTCGAAGGTTCTTTTTCCGGAATTACTTTTTGGATTGCCAACAAAGATGGTTCGGTAAATTATCCGCCGGTAGCCAATGCCGGTGATGACCAAACGGTTTTTTCCGGAGATACGGTTCTTCTTAATGGTTCGGCTTCTTTTGATCCTGAACAAAAACCTTTGACTTACTCCTGGCATGCACCGGAAGGAATTAGCCTGGATGACAGTACGCTGATGCAGCCATCTTTTGTGGCGCCCAAGATCGCTGATACCCTTCGGCTTACTTTTGTTCTCTCCGTTTCAGACGGGACTCAGTCTGCAGAAGACAGTGTGGTGATTACGGTAGTTTCATCAAATCATCCGCCGGTGGCTGATGCCGGACCAGACCAGACGGTTTATGATAATGATTCAGTTTATCTTGACGGTACCGGTTCGTATGATGCTGATGGTGACTCATTGCGTTATCTTTGGCTGGCACCTGGCGGGATTCATCTGACAGATTCGACAAGCCCGACGCCTGCTTTTAAAGTGCCTGATGTGCAACAAACCACGGTATTTTCCTTTGCTCTTATTGTTAATGATGGTTTGGTCAATTCATTACGTGATACTGTTTTTATTACTGTGAAGCATGAAAACCAGCGTCCTGTAGCTTGGTTTGATTTTGACTCGGCATTTGTTCACGAAGGCGATACGGCTTATCTCGACGGACATTATTCCTATGATCCTGATGGCGATTCTTTGCGTTTCCATTGGTGGACTGATCCGGGATCCGGAATTAACTTTTTCGATTCCACAGCCATGGATGTTCGTTGCGGAACACCTATGGTAACGCATGATACTGTTTTTCGCGTTTATCTTAAGGTGGATGACGGGCAGCTGATGTCTGAGCCGGATACCCTTTATTTGAAAGTGATGGATATGAATACAGTACCAGTGGCTGTACTGAAAAAACATAAACAATATGTTTACGATGGTGACACCGTTTATCTTGACGGAACTAGCTCATATGATGCTGATGGTGATTCACTGAGATATAAATGGACTGCCCCAAAAGATATCTGGCTATCCGATTCGGGTGCTACTGCATGGTTTGTGGCTCCGGTAGTACAAAAATTAGAAACTTATTATATTTCACTTGTGGTGAATGATGGAGAATCAGATTCCCCGCCGGATTTCGATACTATTGTGGTAATGCATAAAAACCATCCGCCGGTAGCCGAATCAGGATATCCCATTGAAATGTTTGAGGGTGATTCAGCCTACTTATATGGTTCTTTATCTTTTGATATCGATGGTGATAGTCTCTCTTATTCGTGGAGTGTACCGACCGGATTCTGGATACAGGATTCCACACAACCTGACAGTCGGTTTTCTGCTCCGCAGGTGCGCCAGGATACTACTTTTGATTTGATATTGAAGGTGTTTGATGGCCAGGTTTGGTCAGAACCCGATACTTGTCGTGTAAAAGTAAAAAATAAAAACCGTGCACCGGTTGCGGCCATCGTTTCCACTTCACCCATTTTTTACGGTGTTACAATGAACGAAGGCGATACTTTATGGATTGATGGAAGCCCGTCGTATGATCCGGACGGTGATTCCATTACTTATGACTGGGCGTTGCCGAAAGACTTCCGTTTTTATCATACCGATTCGGTAAAAGTGATGATCATTGCCGGTGAAGTGGCCAAAACCACTTCTTTTGATGCGGCACTGTTTGTTAGTGACGGAGTATTACGCAGCAGCAAAGACTTTATTATTCAGGTGCTGAATGTGAACAAAGCACCTTATGCCCGGGCAGGAAAATCATTTTCTACCCTTTCCGGACAACTTACCGAGCTGGATGCTTCCGGCTCCTACGATCCGGATGGTGATTCGGTGCTGCTGACCTGGTTCCCGCCAAAGGGTATTTCGCTGGACGATATTCATGCCGTAAGTCCTGTATTCCAGGCACCTCAGGTAAGTGCCGACAGTGTGCTGATATTTAAACTGGTGGCAAGTGATGGCTTATTGGTTTCGGATACTTCTTCTGTGGAGGTAACCGTAAAACCCATTGAAGCTACCCTGCGTGTTTCGGCTACTGTGAACGATACTGCTATTCCCTATTCTCAGCGTCATATTACACTTTACTGGCAGGACAATAATGATCGGTGGGTGATGGAAAGTGTTTTGTCATACAATGATAATGGAGAAACGTATTATGCTGTATGGGAAGGCGAATGGATGATTACTGTTGACCCGGTAGGTGATTCTGCCGGTTTTATGACCACTTTTAGCGGCGATGTTACGTTTTGGTCACAGGCTAACTCTTTCCATGTGACGGGAAATACGGAAACACAGGTTACTGTCCGCTGTGTTCCTGTTCAGGAGCCACTTACCGGAGACGGAATGATAGACGGTTATATTCAACGAGATACTGCTATTGCAGGAATAGCTCGCGGAACCATTACTCATGTGGACAATAACACATCCGGAGATGTACCGGCAACAGGGGTGGCTGTATATCTTTACCGGACTTCGGACGATGTGCTCCTTGCCTCTTCTCTGACCGATGATGATGGCCATTATGTATTTGAAAACTTGCCTTTTGACGCTTATTATCTGTTGGTACAGCTTCCGGGTTATGATGCCAATACGCCCTGGCCGGTTGAAGTTACCGAAAACGATACGGTTGTAAGTGATGTTAACTTCCTGGTAAGTGAAGGAGCTCAGGAAATTACGGACGTGAATAACCTGTGGGAGAAAAGCGTAAAACTTTATCCGAATCCGGTAAAAGACCGTCTGTCTGTACAATTGGATAATTCAATTACTGATGCTGTTATCCGGTTATACGACTTGACCGGCCATTTAATTCTGATGAAAACAGTAGATAATCGTTTTGTCCAGATTGATATGAGTGGTTTGAAAAAAGGTTTCTATTTGTTGCGTATCAGTAACGACAGGGAATCGGTTACCCGTAAATTGATAAAACAATAATTGATGAAGAGTCATTGGGAAATTTTTCCCAATGACTCTTTCTTTTGAAACACTTTTATGAAAAAAAGATCATTAATAACCCTTTCATCAGCAGGAGTATTCGTGCTCGTTATGATGCTGATGTCGTCGTGTAGTCATCATGCTCCGATGAATCGTAAAGGCTTTTTACCGCCGGTATCTATTCGTATTTCAGGCAAAGTGAAAAAAGATTCAGCAGCAGTAGCTTTTATTCGGGCTTCAGAGAAGGTTATCAATGAACTTTCTGATCGTGTGGAATATATTGCTCAGAACGAAAAAGATCTGCTTCAAAAAGATAACGACGACCTCTCGGTTATGGAGAAGCTCAAAGTGGCCAAGTTAAGCATAGAATTTTTGTCGGCAGGTAATTCACTACTGAATGAGCTGGATAAAATTCAGCAACATATTGATCAGAAACAAAAAAAAGGAATCAACGATGCGGATTTAGAAGCCTATGAATCTATAGAAAAAGCGATAGAACAACGAATTGAACGATTAAATCAGAAATATAAAAGTTTAATAGACTAACCGAATAAAATTAAAATATCATGACAACTTTTCAAAAAACTACGCTAAAACAGTTGACCCTTTTGTTAGGGCTGTTTGTTTTTATGGTGCCGGCAACAGCACAACAGGGAACTCAAATAAAAAGATATCCCATAGAATCAGCTAAGGTGACGTATCAGGTTCATTCACCGGAAGGAACAGGAACAACGGTTCTCTTTTTTGATCAATATGGAAGACGCGAATCAAAACATGAAACCCTTCAAAAAAATGGTAAAACCATAAAAGACCGGCTTACCCTGTTGAATAATGGGAAAGCTTACTCCATTGATTTATTGACCAATCAAGGGCAGGATGTATCGCAGGCTACAGGCATGGCTATGCAAATGGTGGCTGGCGCTGGTGGAAATGATCTTTCAAAAACCGGTAAACAAATGCTGGAAGCCATGGGGGGCAGAAAAACCGGCTCGCAGCAGTTTCTTGGAAAAAACTGTGAGAAATGGGAAGTCAATATGATGGGAAGAACTACCATCCTCATCTGGCAGGGAATTCCGTTAAAAACAGAAACCAGTGTGATGGGAATAAAATCGGTTGAACAAGCCACGAACGTACAAACCGGTTTGACATTTGCTGATGCCAATTTTGAACCGCCGGCAGGTGTAAATATCGAAAAGCAGCAACTTCCTGTTGGAATGGAAATGTCTGATGAAGATCGTCAGGAAATGGAAAAATTAAAAAATATGTCTTATGCCGATTTTAGAAAAATGGTACTCCAGGATGATCCGAATATGAAAGAAGAAGACATTAAACAGGCCTATCAGGTGATGAAACAAATGAGTAAGATGATTAAATAATTGATTAATAACACTAAAAATTAAAAAAATGAATTGGTATTTAAAAGCATTGCGTCAGTATGCCGACTTTAACGGTCGTGCCCGTAGAACAGAATTTTGGATGTTCGTATTGTTTAATATTATTTTTTCCATTGCAGCGAATGTTCTGGATTATCTTTTTGGAACGTATGGCGTTTTTTCGGGAATTTATGCCCTTGCCATGTTTATTCCTGGTTTGGCCGTTTCGGTTCGTCGTCTTCACGATGTAAATAAAAGTGGCTGGATGCTTTTGGTCGGATTAATTCCGGTTATTGGATTCATCTGGCTTTTGATTTTATGGGTTACCGAAGGAACTCCTGGCGAAAATCAATATGGTCCTAACCCTAAAGAAGTATAAATTTTTTTGAAAAAATTCCTATGAAGCAGATCGTATTCTTTTTTTTAGCTTGGATAGTTACCGCTAATGTAGCGGTAAGCAAAAATATTCCTGTAGCCGGTAACTGGCTCCTGACAAAGATGGCCACAAAGGGAGGAGAGGTCAGAGAAGCATATATGCCGGTTTCTTTTAATAAAAACGGTGATTTTGAACTAATGGGAACCAAAATTGGTACCTGGAAACCGGGTGCTAATGCTAAAACAGTAGCCATTGCATCCCAGATGTTTAAAGTGGCTAATGGCGATAATAAGGTATTAAAGCTTACTGCTGATGAGTTGATCCTTGAAAATGCAGGAAATAAAATGTTTTTTAAACGGATGGATGAAGAAAAAATCCAAAAAGAAAATAAAGAATCCGGTCTGTTAGGAAGCTGGAAAGTAAAAACAGATGATCCTGATGGAGTTACTATCTTTACTTTTAATGCTCCTGATGAATTTTCTTATGTGAAAAAAGAACCGGGTGTTACCACAAGTGGTTCCGGAACTTGGATTTTTGATCCGGAAGGGCCGTCTCTTATTCTTGTGGCTCGCATTGAAGACCTTGAAAAAAAATATGAAGTGGCAAGCAAAACAGCTGACGGATTTACGCTGAAAAGCAATGGAAAAACCCTTCAACTGCATAAGGCCAAAACAGTACACAAGATTGAACACCTCACCTTTAAACCGGATGACTTTTACGACAGTGACGGAAATTTTAAATACGAAGAGGAAGAAGGAAAGTTGCCGTGGAAAGAAACCTGGGCGATGGTAAAATATTTGCAAACCGTCCATCAGCTTACCTACAAATATTCTGCTTTGGTCAAGGGTACTAATACTTTTCAGGATAAAACGCTGACCGCTGGTGTACATGCCGATGAAAATGACGGGAAAGCTTGTATTGATTTTATTTTTTACGGTTACGACAAAAATCATTTACCGGAAGATACACAACTGCCGCCAAACTGCGTTTCGCCAAGTAATAATTACAACAGATTGTGGCCTGAAAAAGAATCTGATTATCGTGTGGCGGGTAAAGAACAGATTACTACGCCGGCCGGAACTTTTGCCTGTACGGTTATCGAATCTGTAGGTAATTCCGACCAGCGTTACAAAATGTGGATGATTGATGATAAACCGGGCATTTATGCCAAAATCATAGAAGAAAACCCGGATGAAAGCTTTGGGTATTACCACGTTTTTGAGTTGTTGAAGATAGATTAATCCTTGGTATTCACGAATTTCATCATTTTCGGCTATCCTTTATTGGGGATAGCCGTGTCCGGATGTAGGGCGGGTGCTATGCTGAAACAAAAGTTTTAAAATCGTTATGAAAAATCTGTATCTCCTATTTTTTCTTTCTTTGTCTGTTCTCGTTTTGCGTGGACAGGAGTTTCGTCCTTACCAAGTGAAAACGGGCCATATCCGGTATCAAACCATCCGTTTTATTTTGCACAGTGAATCGCATACCGATTCCACCGGAAAAATAGTGGTCAAGTCGGAACAAATTCCTTATGTGGC
The sequence above is drawn from the Candidatus Sulfidibacterium hydrothermale genome and encodes:
- a CDS encoding DUF805 domain-containing protein, yielding MNWYLKALRQYADFNGRARRTEFWMFVLFNIIFSIAANVLDYLFGTYGVFSGIYALAMFIPGLAVSVRRLHDVNKSGWMLLVGLIPVIGFIWLLILWVTEGTPGENQYGPNPKEV